GCGCCTGGCCTTGGCCGTGCTCGAACACGACCAGGGCTGCGCGCTGCGCGCAGCCCCGGACGGCTGGCGTCGCGACGACCGGCGCTACGGCGCCGCCACCCTCAGCCTGCTGGAGCCATCGCCATGAGCGAGCGCCACTTCCTCTATCCCGGCACCTTCGACCCGTTCACGCGCGGGCACCTCGACATCCTGGAGAGGGGGCTCGCCCTCTGCGACCGGATGACCGTGGCGGTGGCCGCCGGCGGCAAGTCGACGCTCCTGGCCCGGGACGAGCGCGTGGAACTGGCGCGCGGCGCGCTCGCCGGCGTCGCCGGCGCCGACCGCTGCCGCGTGGTCGGGTTCGAGGGCCTACTCGTCGACCTCGCCCGCGAGCTCGGCGCGACCGCGGTGCTGCGCGGCGTGCGTTCCCAGGCGGACCTCGAGCACGAACAGGCCATGGCGGCCCTCAATCGCGTCCTGAGTCCCGGCTTCGAGGTCGTGGTGCTGTTCCCGCGGCCCGAGCTGGCCATGATCTCGAGCACGCTGGTGCGCGATGTCGCCCGCTGCGGCGGCGCGCTGGCGGCCTTCGTCACCCCGGACGTCGCCGAGGCCCTGCGCCGGCGCTTCGCGAGGGACTGACCGGCCCGCCCGCGGCGGCGCCAGCGTCCGGGGACGGTTCGTCCTTGCCCCGACCCCGCGGGGAGCCACATTTAGGAGACGTCGCGCAACCGGGCGCGGCGACGATCCCGACACGAGGTGATGGTCATGGAGATGCGGCTGGGCTGGCTGGCGGACGTGATCGACGATTCCCCGACCCTGAAGCTGGACGGGCAGGCTAAGCAGCTGCTCGCCCGCGGCGAGCCGGTGATCAACCTGACGGTGGGCGAACCGGACTTCGACACGCCGCTGCGGATCCGCGAGGCCGCGCACCGCGCCCTGGACGAGGGCGGCAACGGGTACACCGCGAGCGCCGGCCTGCCGGCCCTGCGCCGCAAGGTCGCCGACTACTACGCGGCGCGTCTCGGCGTCTCGATCTCGCCGGGCGAGGTCATCGTCTCCAACGGCGCCAAGCAGATCCTCTACAACGCGCTGTCGATCCTGCTGAACCAGGGCGACGAGGTCGCCGTGCCGGTGCCCTACTGGGTGACCTACCCGGCGCAGATCGCGGCCCTGCGGGCCCGCATGATCCCGGTCGTGCCCTCGCATCAGGGCTGGAAGATCACGCCCGAGGACCTCGACCGGGCCGGCGCCGGCCGCGCCAAGGCCCTGATCCTCAACACCCCGTCGAACCCGTCGGGCGCCGTCTACACGCGCGCCGAGCTGGAAGCCCTGGCCGAGTACTGCCGCAAGACCAGCTTCTTCATCCTCACCGACGAGATCTACGAGGACCTGGTCTACACCGACGAGGGCCACATCCCGCTGATGACCGTGGCCCCGGACCTGCGCCACCGCATCGTGACGGTCACCGGCCTGTCCAAGAGCTACGCGATGACGGGCTGGCGCATCGGCTTCGGCATCGCGGACGAGAAGGCCATCGGCGCGATGACGCGCCTGCAGAGCCACTCCACGAGCAACGTCAACACGATCGCGCAGAAGGCGTCGCTGGTGGCCTTCGACTGCCGCGACGAGGTCGAGGCGATGGCCGCCGCCTTCCGCGCCCGCCGCGACGTGCTGGTCGCCGACATGGCGACCATCCCCGGTCTGCGCTTCCTTGTGCCGGACGGGGCCTTCTACTTGCTGGCGGACGTCAGCGGCCTGGTCGACCCCGAGCGGCCGGTCGGCGGCTGCTGGCGGCTGGCCGAACACCTGTTGCAGACCGAGAAGCTGGCCGTCGTGCCCGGAGAACCCTTCGGCGTGCCCAACCACCTGCGCCTGAGCTACGCCGCGGGGGAGACGACGCTGCGCGAAGCCGCGGCGCGCTTCCGCCGCGCGGCGGCCACGTTCGGAGGCTGACCGTGCACTTCATCGACGTCGCCGAGATCACCGCGATCGCGGGCAAGGGAGGCGACGGGGCCGTGGCCTTCCGCCGCGAGGCCGGTGTGCCCCGCGGCGGCCCCAACGGCGGCAACGGCGGGCGCGGCGGTTCGATCTGGCTGGTCGCCTCGTCGCTCAGCTCCACCCTGCAGGACTTCCGCTACCGGCGCAGCTACAAGGCGACGCCCGGCCAGATGGGCGGGGGCTGGAACAAGACCGGCAGCGACGGCGAGAGCCAGGAAGTGCCCGTGCCCTGCGGGACGCTCGTCTACGACGTCGACACCAACGACGTGATCTGCGACCTGACGACGCCGGGCCAGCGCTTCTGCGTGGCCGCCGGCGGCAAGGGCGGCCGCGGCAACTACGAGTTTCGTTCTCCCCACCCCCAGACGCCGTTCGTGTCCTCGCCCGGCCGGCCGGGAGAGACCCGCCGCCTGCGCCTGGAGCTGAAGCTGCTGGCCGACATCGGCCTGATCGGCCTGCCCAACGCGGGCAAGTCCACGCTGCTGAGCCGGCTCACGGCGGCCCGCCCCAAGATCGCCGACTACCCGTTCACCACCCTGGTGCCCAACCTCGGCATCATCGACCTGGGCGACTTCGTGAGCTGCACGCTGGCCGACATCCCCGGCCTGATCGAGGGCGCCAGCGAGGGCAAGGGTCTCGGCCACGAGTTCCTGCGCCACGTCGAGCGCACGCGGGCCCTGGTCTACCTCATCGACGTCAGCGACCCGGCGCCGGTGGCGACCCTGGCGGTGCTGCGCCAGGAACTGCTGGCCTACGGCCAGCGGCTGAGCGAGCTGCCGTGCACCGTGGTGCTGAACAAGCTGGACCTCATCGATCCCGAGGCCATCGAGGAGCTGCGCGACGAGGTTGCCGGCTGGACCGCCGACAACGGCGCCGGCGGCCCGTACTGCATCTCGGCGGTGACCGGCCAGGGGATCGAAGCCCTGCGGCACGTGCTGCGGGACCTCTACCGGGCCGCGCTGGCCGCCACCGACTGACGACACGCCGCCTCCCGCCGTTCCCTCCCGGGAAGGACGTTCCATGCAGGTGGAACGCGTTTCTCCGTGCGCCGGTCCCGGCGCCGTCTGGACGCTGACGCCCCGCGACCCCCTCTGGCCCGAACCCTGGCGCACCATCGACACGCCGCCGGTGCGCGTGCGCGGCGCCGGCGATCCGGCGACGCTGTCGACCCCGTCGATCGCCGTGGTCGGAACGCGCCGTCCCTCGCCCCGCGGCCGGGCGGTGGCGCACCGGCTGGCCCGGGACCTGGCCGCCGCCGGCTGGACCGTCGTGAGCGGGATGGCGCTGGGCATCGACGCCGCGGTGCACGAGGGCGCGCTCGCCGGCGGCGGGCCCACCGTGGCGGTCATGGCCACGGGCGTGGACCGCACCTACCCGTCGTGCCACGTCGACCTGCGGCGGCGGATCGAGGCGGGCGGTTGCACCGTCACCGAGGCCGAGGACGGTGTCGCGCCGTTGCCCTTCGTCTTCCCCCGCCGCAACCGCCTGATCTCGGGTCTGGCGCGGGGCGTGGTGGTGGTCGAGGCGCCCCTGCGCAGCGGCGCCCTGCAGACGGCCTTCCTCGGCCTGAACCAGGGACGCGAGGTGTTCGCCGTCCCCGGCCCGGTGGACGACGACGGCTGCCGGGGCTGCCACCACCTGCTGCGGCAGGGGGCCCACCTCGCCGAGGGAGCGCGCGACGTGTTCGACGTGCTGGGCCGGCCGCGGCCGTCGTCGGGCGAGGCAGGAAGCGGGGCGGGACCGGAAAACGGCGCGCCGCTGCCGCTCGCCGGTTCGGCGGCCCGCTGGATCTGGGACCGTCTCGACCTGACGGGACTGCGCCTGTCGGAGCTGCGCCGCAGCTGGGCGGGGAGCGAGGTCGTCTGGCTGGAAGGCCTGCTGGCGCTGGAGATGGCCGGGCTGATCGTGAGGTTGCCCGCGGGACGGGTGGCGCGTAGGATCTGGATCCCTTGAGGGCGGGCGCGGTGCCCGTCCCGTTGCGGGAGGCGCCGTGGCCCGATCCCTGAAGAGCGTGCGCTGGCGACTGGAATACGCCGCGCTGGTCGCCGTGCGGAACGTCGTGCGGCGCCTGTCGGCCGGTGGGCGGCGATCCGCGGGACGGCGCCTGGGCGAGGCGGCGTTCCGCTTCTGGGGCTACCGGCGTGACGTGGCTCTGGCGCAGCTGCGCCAGGCCTTCCCCGACTGGGACGAGGCGGCGCGCCGCGACGTGGCGGTGCGCGCCTACCAGCAGATCACGACCTCCCTGTTCGAGTTCATGGCGATGGACGACCTCACGCCCGAGCGGATCCGCGAGCTGGTCGATCTCGACGACCCCGGCATCCTGGAGCCGCTGCGCGCCTCCGGCCGCGGCTTCATCTTCACCACGGGCCACTTCGGCAACTTCGAACTGCTCGGCGCGGCGCTGACGGCCCACGGCTACCCGCTGCAGGTGGTGGTCCGCCAGCAGAGCAACCCGCACGTGGACCGCCTCCAGAATGCGATCCGCGCCCGCTCGGGCGTCCAGGCCATCCGCGCGGACGGCTCGGTGCGGCAGTTGGTGAAGCTCCTGCGGGTGGGCGGCACCGCGGCCATGCTCCCGGACGTCAACGCCGGCCTCGAGGGCGTGTTCGTGGAATTCCTCGGCGCGCCCGCATCAACGCCCCCCGGTCTCGCGTACTTCGCCTGGAAGCTGGGCTGCCCCATCGTGCCGGTCTTCCTGGTGCGGCAGCCGGACGGGCGCCACGTGGCGCACGTCACCCCCGCGATCGAGCCCGACCCGACACAGGACGAGGCGTCGGCCGTGCTCGCCCTGACCCAGGCGCACACCGACCGCCTGGCGGAGTTCGTCCGCCGCCACCCCGACCACTGGTTCTGGGTGCACCGGCGCTGGAAGACGCAGCCGCCCCGAAAGGACGACGCATGATCAAGGTCCGCAACCTGGTGAAGTCGTTCGGCAACCTGCGCGCCGTCGACGACCTGAGCTTCGCGGTCGGCCCCGGCGAGATCTTCGGCCTGCTGGGGCCCAACGGCGCCGGCAAGACCACGACGATCTCGGTGCTGTCCACCCTGCTGCCCGCCGACGCCGGTTCGGCCTCGGTCTGCGGCCACGACGTCGCGGCCGAGCCCGGCGCCGTCCGCCGCCGCATCGGCGTGGTGCCGCAGGAGCTGGCCCTGTACGAGGAGCTGTCCGCCGAGCAGAACCTCGCCACCTTCGGCCGCCTCTACGGCCTGTCCGGCCCACGCCTCAAGACCCGCGTCGGGGAGCTGCTCGAGCTGGCCGAACTCGCCGAGCACGCCCGCCGCCCGGTCAAGGGCTTCAGCGGCGGCATGAAGCGGCGGCTGAACATCATGCTCGGCCTGGTCCACGACCCGGACATCCTGTTTCTGGACGAGCCCACCGTGGGGATCGACGCGCAGGCGCGCTCGCGCATCCTGGACCTGATCCGCAGCATGAACGCCCGCGGCCTGACCGTGCTGTACACGACGCACTACCTCGAGGAAGCCGAACACCTCTGCGACCGGATCGGGGTCATCGACCACGGCCGCCTCGCGGCGCTGGGCGACAAGGAGGAGCTCATCCGGCAGATCGGCGAGCACGACGTCGTGCGGGTGCAGGTGCCGGCCGCGGCGCTGGCGCCGGCCGCGGCGGCGGCCGCCGCCTGGCCGGACGTGACCTTCGCGGACCTGCGCCGGGGCAAGCTCGAGATCCACTGCCGCGACGGCGCCGCGCTGCTGCCGCGCCTGCAGGCCGAGCTGTCGGCCGGCGGCCTGGGCCTCGACCAGCTCGAGGTGATCCGTCCCAACCTGGAATCGCTCTACCTGAAGATCACCGGCCGCGCCCTGCGCGAGTAGGAGTCTGCCATGCTGCGCGTGCTGGTGACCAAGGACATCCGCCGCTGGTGGTCGGACCGCCAGGCCGTGGTCGTGACGCTCCTGCTGCCGCTGATGCTGACGGCCGTGCTGGGGATCTCGTTCGGCGGCTTCGGCGGCGGCGCGCCCGAGATCGAGGCCATCCCGCTGGCGCTGGTCGGCGACCCGCCGTCGCTGCTGAAGGAGCCACTGGAGCGGGCGCTGCGGGAGAGCGGTCTCTTCACGCCGGTCTGGTGCGACTCCGCCGCGGCCGACCGCCTGGTCCGCAGCGGGGAGGCCCGCGCCGCGGTGCTGCTGCCCGGCGACCTCCAGGCGCTGCTGTCGCCCGAGCGGGTCGCGATCGGCGTCTGGAAGGATCCGGTCAGCGCGCTGCAGGCCGACATCGTCGAGCAGATCCTGCGCCGGATGCTGATGCGGGTGCAGGGCGGGGAGGCCGTGTACCTCGCGGCTTGGCCAGCCGACGGGTTCCCCGCCGCGGGCGAGCCCGATCCGTTCGGCGACCTGCTGGCGGGCGACTCCTTGGCCGCCGTCTGGCGGCGCGTCCGCGACCGCTCGCCGGAGGCCGAGGCCGCGCGCCTCAAGTTCGAAGCCATCCTCGACCACCAGGTGGCCCTGTCCGACGCGTTCGCGCCGCCGGCCGTGGCGCTGACCGTGGTCGACCGCACCGGGCAGGAGGTGGAGGGAGTCGGGCCCTCGACCAACATGTTCGACTACATCCTGCCGGGGATGGGGATCTTCTTCCTGATGTTCGCCGCCGCCGCCGCCGCCGGCGATCTGCACCGCGAGCGCGCCGGCGGCACGCTGCGGCGGCTGCTCGTCGCCCCGCTGGGGAGCTCCGACCTGCTGGTCGGCAAGTGGCTCTTCGCCATGCTCAACGGGCTGCTGCAACTGGTCGTGCTGTTCGCGGCGGGCCGGCTGCTGTTCCGCATGAGCCTCGGCCCGGATCCCCTGGCCCTGCCCTTGGCCGCGGTCGCCACCAGCGCGATGCTGGCCTCGCTGTTCCTGCCCCTGGCGCTGCTGACCGCGAACGAGAAGCAGATGGGCACCATCTCCACGGGCGTCACGCTGTTCATGGCGCTGGTCGGCGGCAACTTCATCAACGTCGACCAGATGCCGGCGGCGCTGCAGGCGGCGGGCCGCTTCACGCCCAACTACTGGGCCAATCGGACCTTCAACGACATCGTCGTGCACGGACGCGGCGTGGGCGACATCCTGCCGCGCGTCGCCGTCCTGTTCGGGATCGCGGCGGCGCTGCTGGCGGTCTCCGTGGCGATCTACCGGCGCCGGGGCGGAAAGGCGGGCCTGCTGTGAACACGGGGGTGATCCGGGCCCTGGTGGCCCTGCACGTGCGGCAGGTCGCGGCCGACCGGGCGAGCCTCTTCTGGCTCTTCGGCATGCCGCTGATGTTCACGGTGCTGATGGGGATGATCTTCGGCGACATGGGCGGCGGCGCGCCGGAGGCGCCCGAGGTGACGGTCTACGACGAGTCCCGGGGGCCCGCGTCGGGCGCCCTGGTCGCGGCCCTCGGCGGCCGCGACAGCTACCGCATCGTCGTGGCCGACAGCGCCGGGTCCTGGGACCTGGCCCGCTCCCTGGTCGACGCGGGCAGCCGCACCGCGGCGCTGCACATCCCGCCCGCCTTCGACGCGGACCTGGCCGCGGGCCGGACGGCCGCGCTCTCGCTGGCCTACGATCCCGACCGCGCCTCGGCCCAGACCGTGCGCACGGTCCTGGAGGAGGCCGTGCTGCGGCTGGAATTCCTGTCCGCCGGCCGCCGCGCCGAAGCCGGTTTCGACGAGGCGCGCTTCGACTCGATCTGGCGCGACCCGCGCGTCACGCTGGAGGTCCGCACCCTCGGCCGGCTCGGCGGCGAACCGCAGCCGAGCGCCCTGACCGGATTCACCAGCGGTTTCCAGCACACCGGTCCCAGCTACACGCTCATGTTCGTGATGATGTTCATGCTGATGAGCGTGCGCGACGTCGTGACCGAGCGCCGCAACGGCACGCTGCGGCGCCTGCGCCTGGCGGCCGCGTCGCCGTGGCTGCTGGCGATGGGCCTGTTCCTGGGGCCGCTGGTCGTGGGGCTGGTCCAGGCGACCGTCCTGCTTGGCCTGAACCTGCTGCTGCCGGGGATGGATTACGGCGGCAGCCCCGGCGCGCTCGTCCTGACGATGGTGCTGTTCACCGCCGTCAGTTCGGCGCTGTCGCTGTGCGTGGCGACGTTCTGCCGCACCCCGGGTCAGGCCGACGGCCTGGGCATGACCGCCTCGATGCTGATGGCTTCCCTGGGCGGCCTCTGGTGGCCGCTGGAAGTCGTGCCGGGCTTCATGCAGAAGATCGCCATGGCCCTGCCCACGGGGCAGGCCGTGACGATCTTCCACAACATGATCGGGCGCGGCTGGGGCCTCGCCGGGAACGCCGGCCACCTGGCCGTCCTGGCGGGGATGCTCGTGATCCTGCTGGCGCTCGCGGCGGCCCGCTTCCGGAGGCTGGTGGACTGAACGTCAGTTCCGGCTGTCGGTGGAGTGGAAGCCGAGGTCCTTGCCGGGCAGGCCGGGCAGCTTGATCTCGCCGTGGGACTCCTCGTACCGGCGGATGTTCGCCTCGAGCGTCTTGAGCAGGCCCTTGGCGTTCTGCGGGGTCATGATCATCCGGGCGTGGATCTTGGCCTTGGGCAGCCCGGGCATCATGCGGGCGAAGTCCACGACGAACTCGCTGGGGCTGTGGGTGATCAGGGCCAGGTTGGTGTAGGTGCCGTGCGCGACGTCGGGATCGAGTTCCACGCTGAGCTGCTGCGCCGGCGCCGGCTGGTTCTTTTCCAAGATCGTGCCTCCGTATCGGTGGTGTCGTTGACCGCCGCATCATAGCGCACGGCCGCGCGGACAGCCAGTCCCGTTGACGGCGCCTGGCCGCGGTGATAGCCTCCTGGCGCGACCGGACGCCAACCCCCTCCCTGGAGCCGACATGCTCTCCCGCAGCCTCGACATCCTCGACCGGCTGGCCGGGCTGCGCCTGGCGGTCGTCGGCGACGCCATGCTCGACCGCTTCCTCTGGGGCGAGGTGGACCGCATCAGCCCCGAGGCGCCCGTGCCGGTGGTCCGGCTGCGCCGCGAGACCGACAAGCTGGGCGGCGCGGCCAACGTGGCCGCCAACATCCGCGCCCTCGGCGCCGACGTGGCGCTGATCGCGGTCGCGGGCGACGGCGCGACGTCGCTGCGCCTCGCCGAACTGCTGGCCGAGGCGGGGATCCCGGACGACGGCCTGCTGCGCCTCGCCGGCCGCCGCACCACGCTCAAGACCCGCATCATCGCCCACAGCCAGCAGGTCGTGCGCGCCGACGTCGAGTCGGACGAGCCGCTGGAGGAGGCGACGCTGGCCGAACTGGCCGCGCGTCTGCGGCGGCTGGGCCCGTTCGACGGGATCGTGCTGTCAGACTACGGCAAGGGCGTGCTCGCCGACTCCCTGCTGCGGGAGGTCCTGGACGCCGGCGCGGCCGCCGGCGTGCCCGTGGTGGTCGACCCCAAGCGCGGCGACTACACCCAGTACCGCGGCTGCACCTCGCTCACGCCGAACCAGAAGGAGGCCGGCCAGGCCACGGGCATCGCGATCCACGACCTGGCCAGCCTGCGCTTCGCCGGCGCCGAACTGCTCGCCCGCACCGGCGCCGGCTGCGTCCTGGTCACCCGGGGCGAGCACGGCATGGCGCTGTTCGAGCGCGGCGGCGCCGAGCACCACCTGCCGACCGAGGCCCGCGAGGTCTTCGACGTCACCGGGGCCGGCGACACGGTCATCGCCGTGTACGCCGCGGCGCTGGCGGCCGGCGCCCCCTACCTGGACGCCGCCAACCTCGCCAACCACGCCGCCGGCCTGGCCGTGCGCGAGCTGGGCACCGCGACGATCACCGCCGCCCAGATCCGCGAAGCGGTGCGCAAGTGACCGCCCCGGCGCACGTGACCGCCCCGGCGCCGGTGGTGCCCCGCGAGGACCTGGCCGCCTGGGCCGGGGAGCTGCGCCGCGCCGGCCGCCGCCTCGTCTTCACCAACGGCTGCTTCGACCTGCTGCACCGCGGCCACGTCGAGTACCTGGCCGAAGCGGCCGCCCTGGGGGACGTCCTGCTGGTGGCCGTCAACGACGACGCCTCGGTCAGCGCCCTGAAAGGCCCCGCCCGCCCCCTCGTCTCCCTGCCCGACCGCCTGGCCGTCCTGGCCCACTTGCGCCCCGTCGGCGCGCTGACCATCTTTGGCGAGCCGACGCCCCTGGAGACGATCCAGCTGGCGCGGCCGGACGTCCTGGTCAAGGGCGCCGAGTACGCCGAGACGGACATCGTCGGCGCCGCTGAGGTGCGGAGCTGGGGGGGCGACGTCGTGCGCGTGTCCATGCGCGCGGGCCGTTCCACGACCGCCATCATCGCCGCCGTGAAGCGTCTTCCCTGAGCCGGTGACGGCCGCCGCCTTGCGCAGCGGCAGGGGAAGTTTCGAGGCACGCGCACACGTTCACATAAAGAGGCTGACATGAGCAGGGAGAAGATCGTCATCATCGGCGCCGCCGGACGCGACTTCCACAACTTCAACTGCGTCTTCCGCGACGACGACAAGTACGAGGTGGTGGCGTTCACCGCCGCCCAGATCCCCGACATCGACGGACGCCGCTACCCCGCCGCGCTGGCGGGGCGCCTCTACCCGAAAGGGATCCCCATCCACGCCGAGGATGAGCTGCCGGACCTGATCGCCGAGCACGGCGTGGAGTGCTGCGTGTTCTCCTACAGCGACGTGGCCCACGAGGACGTCATGCACAAGGCCGCGCTGGTGAACTCCTGCGGCGCCGACTTCAAGCTCCTCGGCGAGCGCCTCACCCAGCTGCCGAGCAGCAAGCCCGTGATCGCCATCTGCGCGGTGCGCACCGGCTGCGGCAAGAGCCAGACCACGCGCCGGATCGCCGAGATCCTGGAGGCGGCCGGCAAGAAGGTCGTCTCGGTGCGCCACCCGATGCCCTACGGCGACCTCGAGAAGCAGGCCGTCCAGCGCTTCGCGACCGTGGAGGACCTCAAGAAGCACGACTGCACCATCGAGGAGATGGAGGAGTACGAGCCCCACGTCGCGCGCGGCAGCGTGATCTACGCCGGCGTGGACTACGAGAAGATCCTGCGCGCGGCCGAGAAGGAGGCCGACGTCATCCTCTGGGACGGCGGCAACAACGACACGCCCTTCTACAAGCCCGACCTGCTGGTGGTGGTTGCCGACCCGCACCGCCCCGGCCACGAGCTGACCTACTACCCCGGCGAGACCAACGTGCGCCTGGCCGACGTGGTGGTCATCAACAAGGTCGTCGAGGCCGAGTTCGAGAACATCGAGACCGTGCGCCAGAACGTGCGCAGCATCAACCCGGACTGCGTGATCATCGAGGCGGCCTCGCCGCTGACCATCGACCACCCGGAGCTGATCCGCGACAAGCGCGTGCTGGTGGTCGAGGACGGGCCGACCCTGACCCACGGCGGCATGACCTACGGCGCGGGCGTGATCGCGGCCATGCGCGCCGGCGCGGCCGACCTCGTGGACCCGCGCCCCTGGGTGAAGGGCAAGCTCGCGGAGACCTTCGCGATCTACCCCGAGATCGGCGCCCTGCTGCCGGCCATGGGCTACGGCGCGGAGCAGGTCCGCGACCTCGAGGCCACGATCAACGCGGTCGAGTGCGACGCGGTGGTCATCGGCACGCCCATCGACCTGAACCGCATCGTGAAGATCCGCAAGCCGACGGTCCGCGTCGGTTACGACCTGCAGGAGATCGGCAAGCCCGACCTGGCCGACGTCCTGCGCAAGTTCACCGCGTGACGCGACGGCGGGGGAGGGCCGACGCCCTCCCCCGTTTTTCCGTCCCGTGCGCTGTTCCAGATTCACAGCCGGAGGTCGATCAGTGAACATCCACGAGTACCAGGCGAAGGACATCTTCCGCGACGCGGGCCTGACGGTGCCGCCGGGCGGGATCGCCACGACCGTCGAGGAGGCCCTGTCGCTCGCGCGCGGGCTCGGGCTGCCCGTGATGGTCAAGTCCCAGGTCCTGGCCGGCGGCCGCGGCAAGGCGGGCGGCGTCAAGTTCTGCAAGACCGAGGACGACGTCCGCACGCACGCGGGCAACATCCTGGGCATGGACATCAAAGGCCACACCGTGCGCAAGGTGCTGGTGACCCCGGCCGAGACCATCGCCGCGGAGTTCTACCTCGGGATGCTCGTGGACCGCGCCAGCCGGCGCGTGCTGCTGATGGCCAGCGCCGAGGGCGGCGTGGAGATCGAGAAGGTGGCCGTCGAGAAGCCCGAGGCCATCCTCAAGCACGCCATCGACCCGCGCTTCGGCCTGCTCGACCACGAGGCCATGGCGGTGGCCCTGCGGCTGGACCCGGACGTCAAAC
The window above is part of the bacterium genome. Proteins encoded here:
- a CDS encoding ABC transporter permease; its protein translation is MLRVLVTKDIRRWWSDRQAVVVTLLLPLMLTAVLGISFGGFGGGAPEIEAIPLALVGDPPSLLKEPLERALRESGLFTPVWCDSAAADRLVRSGEARAAVLLPGDLQALLSPERVAIGVWKDPVSALQADIVEQILRRMLMRVQGGEAVYLAAWPADGFPAAGEPDPFGDLLAGDSLAAVWRRVRDRSPEAEAARLKFEAILDHQVALSDAFAPPAVALTVVDRTGQEVEGVGPSTNMFDYILPGMGIFFLMFAAAAAAGDLHRERAGGTLRRLLVAPLGSSDLLVGKWLFAMLNGLLQLVVLFAAGRLLFRMSLGPDPLALPLAAVATSAMLASLFLPLALLTANEKQMGTISTGVTLFMALVGGNFINVDQMPAALQAAGRFTPNYWANRTFNDIVVHGRGVGDILPRVAVLFGIAAALLAVSVAIYRRRGGKAGLL
- the obgE gene encoding GTPase ObgE — translated: MHFIDVAEITAIAGKGGDGAVAFRREAGVPRGGPNGGNGGRGGSIWLVASSLSSTLQDFRYRRSYKATPGQMGGGWNKTGSDGESQEVPVPCGTLVYDVDTNDVICDLTTPGQRFCVAAGGKGGRGNYEFRSPHPQTPFVSSPGRPGETRRLRLELKLLADIGLIGLPNAGKSTLLSRLTAARPKIADYPFTTLVPNLGIIDLGDFVSCTLADIPGLIEGASEGKGLGHEFLRHVERTRALVYLIDVSDPAPVATLAVLRQELLAYGQRLSELPCTVVLNKLDLIDPEAIEELRDEVAGWTADNGAGGPYCISAVTGQGIEALRHVLRDLYRAALAATD
- the dprA gene encoding DNA-processing protein DprA; the protein is MQVERVSPCAGPGAVWTLTPRDPLWPEPWRTIDTPPVRVRGAGDPATLSTPSIAVVGTRRPSPRGRAVAHRLARDLAAAGWTVVSGMALGIDAAVHEGALAGGGPTVAVMATGVDRTYPSCHVDLRRRIEAGGCTVTEAEDGVAPLPFVFPRRNRLISGLARGVVVVEAPLRSGALQTAFLGLNQGREVFAVPGPVDDDGCRGCHHLLRQGAHLAEGARDVFDVLGRPRPSSGEAGSGAGPENGAPLPLAGSAARWIWDRLDLTGLRLSELRRSWAGSEVVWLEGLLALEMAGLIVRLPAGRVARRIWIP
- a CDS encoding pyridoxal phosphate-dependent aminotransferase, whose translation is MEMRLGWLADVIDDSPTLKLDGQAKQLLARGEPVINLTVGEPDFDTPLRIREAAHRALDEGGNGYTASAGLPALRRKVADYYAARLGVSISPGEVIVSNGAKQILYNALSILLNQGDEVAVPVPYWVTYPAQIAALRARMIPVVPSHQGWKITPEDLDRAGAGRAKALILNTPSNPSGAVYTRAELEALAEYCRKTSFFILTDEIYEDLVYTDEGHIPLMTVAPDLRHRIVTVTGLSKSYAMTGWRIGFGIADEKAIGAMTRLQSHSTSNVNTIAQKASLVAFDCRDEVEAMAAAFRARRDVLVADMATIPGLRFLVPDGAFYLLADVSGLVDPERPVGGCWRLAEHLLQTEKLAVVPGEPFGVPNHLRLSYAAGETTLREAAARFRRAAATFGG
- a CDS encoding DUF3467 domain-containing protein → MEKNQPAPAQQLSVELDPDVAHGTYTNLALITHSPSEFVVDFARMMPGLPKAKIHARMIMTPQNAKGLLKTLEANIRRYEESHGEIKLPGLPGKDLGFHSTDSRN
- a CDS encoding ABC transporter permease — encoded protein: MNTGVIRALVALHVRQVAADRASLFWLFGMPLMFTVLMGMIFGDMGGGAPEAPEVTVYDESRGPASGALVAALGGRDSYRIVVADSAGSWDLARSLVDAGSRTAALHIPPAFDADLAAGRTAALSLAYDPDRASAQTVRTVLEEAVLRLEFLSAGRRAEAGFDEARFDSIWRDPRVTLEVRTLGRLGGEPQPSALTGFTSGFQHTGPSYTLMFVMMFMLMSVRDVVTERRNGTLRRLRLAAASPWLLAMGLFLGPLVVGLVQATVLLGLNLLLPGMDYGGSPGALVLTMVLFTAVSSALSLCVATFCRTPGQADGLGMTASMLMASLGGLWWPLEVVPGFMQKIAMALPTGQAVTIFHNMIGRGWGLAGNAGHLAVLAGMLVILLALAAARFRRLVD
- the coaD gene encoding pantetheine-phosphate adenylyltransferase; translation: MSERHFLYPGTFDPFTRGHLDILERGLALCDRMTVAVAAGGKSTLLARDERVELARGALAGVAGADRCRVVGFEGLLVDLARELGATAVLRGVRSQADLEHEQAMAALNRVLSPGFEVVVLFPRPELAMISSTLVRDVARCGGALAAFVTPDVAEALRRRFARD
- a CDS encoding lysophospholipid acyltransferase family protein, with translation MARSLKSVRWRLEYAALVAVRNVVRRLSAGGRRSAGRRLGEAAFRFWGYRRDVALAQLRQAFPDWDEAARRDVAVRAYQQITTSLFEFMAMDDLTPERIRELVDLDDPGILEPLRASGRGFIFTTGHFGNFELLGAALTAHGYPLQVVVRQQSNPHVDRLQNAIRARSGVQAIRADGSVRQLVKLLRVGGTAAMLPDVNAGLEGVFVEFLGAPASTPPGLAYFAWKLGCPIVPVFLVRQPDGRHVAHVTPAIEPDPTQDEASAVLALTQAHTDRLAEFVRRHPDHWFWVHRRWKTQPPRKDDA
- a CDS encoding cyclic 2,3-diphosphoglycerate synthase — its product is MSREKIVIIGAAGRDFHNFNCVFRDDDKYEVVAFTAAQIPDIDGRRYPAALAGRLYPKGIPIHAEDELPDLIAEHGVECCVFSYSDVAHEDVMHKAALVNSCGADFKLLGERLTQLPSSKPVIAICAVRTGCGKSQTTRRIAEILEAAGKKVVSVRHPMPYGDLEKQAVQRFATVEDLKKHDCTIEEMEEYEPHVARGSVIYAGVDYEKILRAAEKEADVILWDGGNNDTPFYKPDLLVVVADPHRPGHELTYYPGETNVRLADVVVINKVVEAEFENIETVRQNVRSINPDCVIIEAASPLTIDHPELIRDKRVLVVEDGPTLTHGGMTYGAGVIAAMRAGAADLVDPRPWVKGKLAETFAIYPEIGALLPAMGYGAEQVRDLEATINAVECDAVVIGTPIDLNRIVKIRKPTVRVGYDLQEIGKPDLADVLRKFTA
- a CDS encoding ABC transporter ATP-binding protein; protein product: MIKVRNLVKSFGNLRAVDDLSFAVGPGEIFGLLGPNGAGKTTTISVLSTLLPADAGSASVCGHDVAAEPGAVRRRIGVVPQELALYEELSAEQNLATFGRLYGLSGPRLKTRVGELLELAELAEHARRPVKGFSGGMKRRLNIMLGLVHDPDILFLDEPTVGIDAQARSRILDLIRSMNARGLTVLYTTHYLEEAEHLCDRIGVIDHGRLAALGDKEELIRQIGEHDVVRVQVPAAALAPAAAAAAAWPDVTFADLRRGKLEIHCRDGAALLPRLQAELSAGGLGLDQLEVIRPNLESLYLKITGRALRE